A region of Campylobacter armoricus DNA encodes the following proteins:
- a CDS encoding leucyl aminopeptidase — protein sequence MIFNFKEENIDFINADFEIILIQNKNLEKYTQSQELFKISKYKGEGICIDMQNKILYSELKSLDYEDIRLAFANAYKALKKLEIQSIKTKCVVGQCVVNSFNAMIQGFTFGAYEFDKYKKEKTQGKLENILISKDEINGKTYNIEEARIGISYGQIFSNACDFAKDIVNEIPQIYTPAKMAEDATNLSKNDPKISCQIYESDFLEKEKMQAFLAVNRASIHPPKLIHLSYKPQNAKMKVVFVGKGLTYDSGGLSLKPADYMLTMKSDKSGGAAAMAIIKGASELNLDIEIHSIIGATENMIGGNAYKPDDVLISREGVSIEVRNTDAEGRLVLADCLSFAQDLKPDLIIDLATLTGACVVGLGEYTSGIMGNNEDLQNEFFKISKKSGDLATILHFNPYLKELIKSNIADISNTSSSRYGGAITAGLFLNSFIRDEYKDKWLHLDIAGPAYLEKAWGYHSFGATGAGVRMCLSYLLYLSRNKK from the coding sequence ATGATTTTTAATTTTAAAGAAGAAAATATTGATTTTATTAATGCTGATTTTGAAATCATTTTAATTCAAAATAAAAATTTAGAAAAATATACCCAAAGTCAAGAGCTTTTTAAAATTTCAAAATACAAGGGCGAAGGAATTTGCATAGATATGCAAAATAAAATTCTTTATAGCGAATTAAAAAGTTTAGATTATGAGGATATAAGACTTGCCTTTGCAAACGCATACAAGGCTTTAAAAAAACTTGAAATTCAAAGTATTAAAACAAAATGTGTTGTTGGGCAATGTGTAGTAAATAGCTTTAATGCTATGATACAAGGATTTACCTTTGGTGCTTACGAATTTGATAAATACAAAAAAGAAAAAACGCAAGGTAAGCTAGAAAACATACTTATCTCAAAAGATGAAATTAATGGAAAGACTTACAATATAGAAGAAGCTCGCATAGGTATTAGCTATGGGCAAATTTTTTCTAATGCTTGTGATTTTGCTAAAGATATAGTTAATGAAATTCCACAAATTTACACTCCAGCTAAAATGGCTGAAGATGCTACAAATTTAAGCAAAAATGACCCTAAAATTTCATGTCAAATATATGAAAGCGATTTTTTAGAAAAAGAAAAAATGCAAGCATTTTTAGCGGTAAATCGTGCTTCGATTCATCCACCAAAACTCATTCATCTTTCTTATAAACCACAAAATGCAAAAATGAAAGTAGTGTTTGTAGGCAAAGGACTAACCTATGATAGTGGTGGACTTAGTCTAAAACCGGCTGATTATATGCTTACTATGAAATCAGACAAAAGTGGTGGAGCAGCTGCTATGGCTATTATTAAGGGTGCAAGTGAATTAAATCTTGATATAGAAATTCACTCTATCATAGGTGCTACTGAAAATATGATAGGCGGAAATGCTTATAAACCTGATGATGTATTAATCTCAAGAGAAGGTGTAAGTATAGAAGTAAGAAACACAGATGCTGAAGGTAGATTAGTATTGGCTGATTGTCTTTCTTTTGCACAAGATCTAAAACCTGATTTAATCATCGATCTTGCTACACTAACAGGTGCTTGCGTAGTAGGTCTTGGGGAATATACAAGTGGCATAATGGGAAATAATGAAGATTTACAAAATGAATTTTTTAAAATAAGCAAAAAAAGTGGTGATTTAGCAACTATACTTCATTTTAATCCATATTTAAAAGAACTTATAAAATCAAATATTGCTGATATAAGCAATACTTCTTCAAGTCGTTATGGTGGTGCTATTACTGCAGGATTATTTTTAAATTCTTTCATTAGAGATGAATACAAAGACAAATGGCTACACTTAGATATAGCAGGACCTGCATATTTAGAAAAAGCTTGGGGTTATCATAGCTTTGGTGCAACTGGAGCTGGAGTTAGAATGTGTCTTTCTTATTTACTTTATCTTTCAAGGAATAAAAAATGA
- a CDS encoding DedA family protein, giving the protein MEEFLKQLLYDYKNWAYIIVFLWCILEGELALILAGIFAHEGHVNLGLIIFVAGLGGFVGDQIYFYIGRYNKKYIQKKLRTQRRKFAIAHLLLQRFGWPIIFIQRYMYGFRTIIPMSIGLTRYSAKKFAFINLISAWAWAAITILLAWFFGKEIWLAVEWAGAHWYFAVPIIACFLLALFLGMKQMEKSILRKRTHK; this is encoded by the coding sequence ATGGAAGAATTTTTAAAACAACTTTTATATGATTATAAAAATTGGGCTTATATCATAGTTTTTTTATGGTGCATATTAGAAGGTGAATTAGCGCTTATTTTAGCAGGTATTTTTGCCCATGAAGGACATGTTAATCTAGGTTTGATTATTTTTGTGGCTGGATTAGGTGGTTTTGTAGGTGATCAAATATATTTTTACATAGGAAGATATAATAAAAAATATATCCAAAAAAAACTCCGAACCCAAAGGCGTAAATTTGCTATAGCACATTTACTTTTACAGCGTTTTGGTTGGCCTATAATCTTCATACAAAGATATATGTATGGTTTTAGAACTATCATACCTATGAGTATAGGATTAACTCGTTATAGTGCAAAAAAATTTGCTTTTATTAATCTTATAAGTGCATGGGCTTGGGCTGCTATAACTATTTTACTCGCATGGTTTTTCGGAAAAGAAATTTGGCTTGCAGTTGAATGGGCTGGAGCACATTGGTATTTTGCTGTGCCTATTATAGCTTGTTTCTTACTTGCTTTATTTTTAGGTATGAAACAAATGGAAAAATCTATACTTAGAAAAAGGACTCATAAATGA
- the apt gene encoding adenine phosphoribosyltransferase — MKEQDKKYLLDSIRAIKDFPKKGIIFRDITTLLNNKNAFAFLMDHLVEKYQNKELDYIVGIESRGFIFGAALSARLKLPFVPIRKPGKLPFKCIQESYSLEYGTDSIEIHTDAFNDSKNAKVLLIDDLIATGGTAIAAIRLIEKLNAKCIEACFLLELKDLDGAKELAKLTSVYSILEV, encoded by the coding sequence ATGAAAGAACAGGATAAAAAATATTTATTAGACAGCATAAGAGCTATTAAAGATTTTCCTAAAAAAGGAATTATTTTTAGAGATATTACCACTTTATTAAATAACAAAAATGCATTTGCATTTTTAATGGATCATTTGGTTGAAAAATACCAAAACAAAGAGCTTGATTATATTGTTGGCATAGAAAGTCGAGGTTTTATTTTTGGTGCAGCGTTGAGTGCAAGATTAAAACTACCTTTTGTGCCTATTAGAAAACCTGGCAAACTACCTTTTAAATGCATACAAGAATCTTATAGTTTAGAGTATGGTACAGATAGTATAGAAATTCACACAGATGCTTTTAATGATAGCAAAAATGCAAAAGTGCTACTTATAGATGATCTTATAGCTACAGGTGGCACTGCTATTGCAGCTATAAGGCTTATAGAAAAGCTTAATGCAAAATGCATTGAAGCTTGCTTTTTATTAGAATTAAAAGATCTTGATGGAGCTAAAGAATTAGCCAAATTAACTTCAGTTTATAGTATTTTAGAGGTATGA
- the rpiB gene encoding ribose 5-phosphate isomerase B, which produces MLREKIYIASDHAGFALKQEITNFLNKQNIILEDLGPFCNERCDYPDYAHLLSSKINDNSFGILVCGSGIGMSIAANRHKNIRCALCNEPLSAKLSREHNDANVLALGARLTGVDMAFEIITNFINTSFSGGRHCVRISKIEENL; this is translated from the coding sequence ATGTTAAGAGAAAAAATTTATATAGCAAGCGATCATGCAGGATTTGCTTTAAAGCAAGAAATTACTAACTTTTTAAATAAACAAAATATTATTTTAGAAGATTTAGGACCATTTTGTAACGAACGCTGCGATTATCCTGATTATGCTCATTTACTAAGTTCAAAAATCAATGATAATAGCTTTGGAATTTTAGTTTGTGGTTCTGGAATTGGTATGAGTATAGCAGCAAATCGTCATAAAAATATACGCTGTGCTTTATGCAATGAACCATTAAGCGCTAAACTCTCAAGAGAGCACAACGATGCTAATGTTTTAGCTTTAGGTGCAAGATTAACAGGGGTAGATATGGCATTTGAAATCATTACAAATTTTATCAATACTTCTTTTAGCGGAGGTAGGCATTGTGTAAGAATTAGTAAAATAGAGGAAAATTTATGA
- a CDS encoding CheB methylesterase domain-containing protein gives MKLILIGSSTGGPSQLKFLLNDVELKDCAVVIAQHMNPAFIPSFVNQFNKEAVSEVIIPSDKEILKSKIYICQKNMVLSGNNALVLNVTEQTSSFNPGIDVLFSSVVNLCKYHKILALIMTGMGDDGAKSLFELYKVGVRCLCENEADSIVYGMPKKARDTNPNLKPMSLIELKKEIVNFLKS, from the coding sequence ATGAAACTTATATTAATTGGTTCTTCAACCGGTGGTCCAAGCCAGCTAAAATTTTTACTCAATGATGTAGAATTAAAAGATTGTGCGGTAGTGATAGCTCAGCATATGAATCCAGCTTTTATTCCTTCTTTTGTAAATCAATTTAATAAAGAAGCTGTAAGTGAAGTTATTATACCAAGCGATAAGGAAATTTTGAAAAGTAAAATTTATATTTGTCAAAAAAATATGGTTTTAAGTGGAAATAATGCTTTAGTATTAAATGTTACAGAGCAAACAAGTAGTTTTAATCCTGGTATTGATGTTTTATTTTCCTCTGTTGTAAATCTTTGCAAATATCATAAAATTTTGGCTTTAATTATGACTGGTATGGGAGATGATGGTGCTAAATCTTTATTTGAGCTTTACAAGGTTGGAGTAAGGTGTTTATGTGAGAATGAAGCTGATTCTATAGTTTATGGTATGCCAAAAAAGGCTAGAGATACAAATCCAAACTTAAAACCGATGAGTTTAATTGAGCTTAAAAAAGAAATAGTAAATTTCTTAAAATCATAG
- a CDS encoding CheR family methyltransferase, which translates to MEKMIKITENEMLEFVKIVEQISGNNLNTKKDILLIKLPKFLQELGLKSLSELNEKVQFQRNLKQETMDFITVCETYFFRELEQLKDVIFYIKSLDRPVNVLCAPCSSGEEVYSLAILASENFVKGMNIIGIDINKKMIDKCNDMIYSERSVARLNTMQKTRYFDIKDKMYHLKKETLACRCRFELCNVFDDSLFKLGKFDVIFSRNMMIYFDQDFKIRLMERFYKILNKEGRIYPGKSDLVPETAYFDKNFSAGGVYYYKVD; encoded by the coding sequence ATAGAAAAAATGATAAAAATTACAGAAAACGAAATGCTTGAATTTGTAAAAATAGTAGAACAAATAAGTGGAAATAATTTAAACACAAAAAAAGATATATTGCTTATAAAACTTCCTAAATTTTTACAAGAATTAGGATTAAAAAGTCTTAGTGAGTTAAATGAAAAAGTCCAATTTCAAAGAAATTTAAAACAAGAAACAATGGATTTTATCACAGTTTGTGAAACTTATTTTTTTAGAGAATTAGAGCAATTAAAAGATGTGATTTTTTATATAAAATCTCTTGATCGTCCTGTGAATGTTTTGTGCGCCCCATGTTCAAGTGGTGAGGAGGTGTATTCTTTAGCTATATTAGCAAGTGAGAATTTTGTTAAAGGAATGAATATCATCGGTATTGATATTAATAAAAAAATGATAGATAAGTGTAATGATATGATTTATTCAGAGCGTTCAGTAGCTAGACTAAACACTATGCAAAAAACGCGTTATTTTGATATAAAAGATAAAATGTATCATCTTAAAAAAGAAACTCTAGCTTGTAGATGTCGTTTTGAGCTTTGCAATGTTTTTGATGATTCTTTATTTAAGCTTGGAAAATTTGATGTGATTTTTTCAAGAAATATGATGATATATTTTGATCAAGATTTTAAAATTAGACTTATGGAGCGTTTTTATAAAATCTTAAATAAAGAAGGTAGAATTTATCCAGGAAAATCAGACCTTGTTCCAGAAACTGCTTATTTTGATAAAAACTTTTCAGCAGGTGGAGTTTATTATTATAAGGTGGATTAA
- a CDS encoding MFS transporter yields the protein MTYRSLLKTNKTFRLLAIVQFISYFGAWFSQVGVFTLLTKELQAPANIIGFSAIFVFLPSIILAPINGIIVDRFKPKNLLLTMISIEMISIFMLIFVNSLAMLWFLYLLTFIRMAVASMYFQTEMSVLPKILTQQELKLGNELHSIIWAVSYALGMGAAGLFIDIFGVKPAFIADTLMLFCAMLILKTLLLPNEKNTTQNNPLILIKEGLIYVFSNKKIIHLILLHGVVGITAYDVLITLLAEYEYAKIISIPLAIGISNAIRAISLLIGPYVLSPYINKNTLVYLYLAQGIGIMFWACLQFNFYIAFIGLIMAGFCTSSLWSYTYTLLQNDCDKKYYGRVIAYNDMVYLTFSAIIAFSTGYLFEFYGLKLNYFTFGLGVCFIFAAIYWWWFNKKYN from the coding sequence ATGACTTATAGATCTTTACTTAAAACTAACAAAACTTTTCGACTTTTGGCTATTGTTCAATTTATAAGTTATTTTGGAGCTTGGTTTTCTCAAGTTGGAGTTTTCACTCTCTTAACAAAAGAACTTCAAGCACCCGCAAACATTATAGGTTTTTCAGCTATTTTTGTTTTCTTACCTTCTATTATACTTGCACCCATAAACGGAATAATAGTAGATAGATTTAAACCTAAAAATTTATTATTAACTATGATAAGCATTGAAATGATTTCTATTTTTATGCTAATTTTTGTAAATTCTTTAGCGATGCTTTGGTTTTTATATCTTTTAACATTTATCCGTATGGCAGTTGCAAGTATGTATTTTCAAACAGAAATGTCAGTTTTACCTAAAATTTTAACCCAGCAAGAATTAAAACTAGGAAATGAACTTCATAGTATTATATGGGCTGTTTCTTATGCTTTAGGTATGGGTGCTGCAGGGCTTTTTATAGATATTTTTGGAGTAAAACCAGCTTTCATAGCTGATACCTTAATGCTATTTTGTGCTATGCTTATACTAAAAACACTACTTCTACCAAATGAGAAAAATACTACACAAAATAATCCTTTAATACTTATCAAAGAAGGTTTAATCTATGTTTTTAGCAATAAAAAAATCATTCATTTAATTTTACTTCATGGGGTAGTAGGTATAACAGCTTATGATGTTTTAATCACCCTTTTAGCTGAATATGAATACGCAAAAATTATTTCGATACCTTTAGCCATAGGAATATCTAATGCTATAAGAGCTATTTCTTTACTCATAGGACCTTATGTGCTTAGCCCTTATATCAATAAAAATACTCTAGTATATCTATATCTAGCACAAGGTATAGGTATAATGTTTTGGGCTTGCTTACAATTTAATTTTTATATTGCATTTATAGGACTTATAATGGCAGGATTTTGCACTTCATCTTTATGGAGCTATACTTATACACTTTTGCAAAATGATTGTGATAAAAAATATTATGGTAGAGTAATAGCCTACAATGATATGGTATATTTAACTTTTAGTGCAATTATTGCTTTTTCTACTGGATATTTATTTGAATTTTATGGATTAAAACTAAATTATTTCACCTTTGGACTAGGAGTATGTTTTATATTTGCAGCAATTTATTGGTGGTGGTTTAATAAAAAATATAATTAA
- a CDS encoding dehypoxanthine futalosine cyclase: MNRLSKEEALEILQKMPLYELGEKAYNKKLQLHPEKITTFVVDRNINYTNICCIDCDFCAFCRKEKDDDSYILKYEEIGQKIEELQAIGGTQILFQGGVHPKLKIEWYEDLLSYIKTNYPAITVHGFSAVEIAYIARVSKISIEEVLKRLQTKGLFSIPGAGAEVLSDRVRDIIAPHKCDTATWLKVHESAHSIGMKSTATMMFGTVESDEEIIEHFDHLRNLQDKTNGFRAFILWSFQSENTPLIQKHPEIIKQSSNRYLRLLALARLYLDNFKNLQSSWVTQGSLIGQLALKFGANDLGSTMMEENVVAAAGAKYRMNQEQMIELIKDIGEIPAKRDTAYNILERF; encoded by the coding sequence ATGAATAGATTAAGTAAAGAAGAAGCTTTAGAGATACTTCAAAAAATGCCTTTATATGAACTGGGAGAAAAAGCTTATAATAAAAAATTACAACTTCATCCTGAAAAAATAACTACTTTTGTGGTAGATAGAAATATCAACTATACAAATATTTGCTGTATTGATTGTGATTTTTGTGCTTTTTGTAGAAAAGAAAAAGATGATGATTCTTATATTTTAAAATATGAAGAAATAGGGCAAAAAATAGAAGAATTACAAGCCATAGGTGGAACGCAAATTTTATTTCAAGGCGGGGTGCATCCAAAGCTTAAAATAGAATGGTATGAAGATTTACTTTCATATATAAAAACAAATTATCCTGCCATAACCGTGCATGGTTTTTCAGCAGTAGAGATAGCTTATATAGCAAGAGTTTCTAAAATTTCTATTGAAGAAGTTTTAAAAAGATTGCAAACTAAAGGACTTTTTTCTATACCTGGAGCAGGAGCTGAAGTGTTAAGCGATAGGGTAAGAGATATCATAGCACCACATAAATGCGACACGGCTACTTGGCTTAAAGTGCATGAGAGCGCACATAGTATAGGTATGAAAAGTACTGCTACTATGATGTTTGGTACGGTTGAGAGCGATGAAGAGATTATAGAACATTTTGATCATTTAAGAAACTTACAAGATAAAACAAATGGTTTTAGAGCTTTTATTTTATGGTCGTTTCAAAGTGAAAATACACCTTTGATTCAAAAACATCCTGAAATTATCAAGCAAAGCTCTAATAGGTATTTGAGATTGTTAGCTTTGGCAAGACTTTACTTGGATAATTTTAAAAATTTACAAAGTTCTTGGGTTACACAAGGCTCGTTAATAGGCCAACTTGCTTTAAAATTTGGAGCAAATGATTTAGGTTCAACTATGATGGAAGAAAATGTTGTAGCTGCTGCTGGTGCAAAATATAGAATGAATCAAGAGCAGATGATAGAGCTTATAAAAGATATTGGAGAAATTCCAGCAAAACGCGACACAGCTTATAATATCTTAGAAAGGTTTTAA
- a CDS encoding M16 family metallopeptidase, with protein sequence MLHLDFDNTKINIIYEYENELPIVYFKVIFKNSGKIAEKYNAGCASMLARILNEGSNDEFFKSLEYRAIELYAKSSFEHFQINIKCLKEHFEFAIEKLQELFLNIRFEEKILQRLKTLALGELASLNTDYDYQAKRLLNKNVFKEEIFASGLDGTKESIEKITLKELQDFMSKNLVLDNALFVFGGDIKENEVKIKAEKICQILKRNTPNQNKNYKLIDESIEVSEQKITEQAYIYFCSPFNIQINDEKMHLAKLALFILGQGGFGSRLMEEVRVKRGLAYSAYAMLDVNLNYSRVFGYLQTKNESANDAKILVKEVFENFIQNGVNEKEFQLAKQFLVGSMPLRYESLAKRLDIMLNEYLHGLKLGNLKEEVQKIKNTTLDELNDFIKAHSEITKVSFASIENES encoded by the coding sequence ATGTTACATTTAGATTTTGATAACACCAAAATAAACATAATATATGAGTATGAAAATGAACTCCCTATAGTTTATTTTAAAGTAATTTTTAAAAATAGTGGCAAAATAGCAGAAAAATATAATGCTGGTTGTGCGAGTATGCTTGCGAGAATTTTAAATGAAGGAAGCAATGATGAGTTTTTTAAAAGTTTGGAATATCGTGCCATAGAACTTTATGCTAAATCTAGCTTTGAACATTTTCAAATCAATATCAAATGTTTAAAAGAGCATTTTGAATTTGCTATAGAAAAACTTCAAGAGTTATTTTTAAATATTCGTTTTGAAGAAAAAATCTTGCAAAGATTAAAAACTTTAGCTTTGGGAGAGCTTGCAAGTTTAAATACTGATTATGATTATCAAGCAAAAAGACTTTTAAATAAAAATGTTTTCAAAGAAGAAATTTTTGCTAGCGGACTTGATGGAACTAAAGAAAGTATAGAAAAAATCACATTAAAAGAATTACAAGATTTTATGAGTAAAAATTTAGTACTTGATAATGCTTTATTTGTTTTTGGTGGTGATATTAAAGAAAATGAAGTAAAGATTAAAGCAGAAAAAATTTGCCAAATCCTAAAAAGAAACACTCCAAATCAAAACAAAAATTACAAACTCATTGATGAGAGTATAGAAGTAAGTGAGCAAAAAATCACCGAGCAAGCTTATATATACTTTTGCTCTCCATTTAATATACAAATTAATGATGAGAAAATGCACCTAGCTAAACTTGCTTTGTTTATATTAGGACAAGGTGGTTTTGGTTCGCGTTTAATGGAGGAAGTGCGTGTAAAAAGAGGTTTAGCATATTCAGCATATGCTATGCTTGATGTTAATTTAAATTATAGTAGAGTTTTTGGATATTTGCAAACTAAAAATGAAAGTGCAAATGATGCTAAAATTTTAGTAAAAGAAGTTTTTGAAAATTTTATTCAAAATGGGGTAAATGAAAAAGAATTTCAACTAGCAAAGCAATTTTTAGTAGGTTCTATGCCTTTAAGATATGAAAGTTTAGCTAAAAGACTAGATATAATGCTAAATGAATACTTACATGGTTTAAAACTTGGAAATTTAAAAGAGGAAGTGCAAAAGATTAAAAATACTACTTTAGATGAATTGAATGATTTTATAAAAGCACATAGTGAAATCACCAAAGTGAGTTTTGCAAGTATAGAAAATGAAAGTTGA
- the recG gene encoding ATP-dependent DNA helicase RecG: MKVDEKDLELLHTLGVKNCIDLALILPKKFDDFRISKFPKDTFCTQNVKITSIQNHHSQLFMLCECLEWGIKANIVIFHPNKWHFKIFKYNALVCIYAKMNFFNGIWQFINPKIVKNIGQIVPKYQINGIKDENIQKLISKYVNEANLQALKLEQKYINLLLNLHNYKDLKIYENFNIFIKDLKYIEIFNHLRRLKGKKIEYKSYKIELFDISSWIKNLDFAPTNDQLLAIEDIKKDLQSNNAKRRVVVGDVGCGKTLVLLAASLLVYPKKSILMAPTSILAEQIYNEAKRLLPDFMNVLLLKGGKKDKNLEELKNQAHFIIGTHTLIHQDKLESVLVMIDEQHRFGSNQRQKINELSKGLYSPHIIQFSATPIPRTLSMIQSELVNFSFIKQMPFKKDIKTFCIQDKDFKYLLKKIDDEIAKNHQVIIVYPLVSESESMDYLSLEQAQEYWIKKYKNVYITHGKDKNKDQILQEFREKGTILLSTTVVEVGISLPKLSVIVIVGAERLGLASLHQLRGRVGRVGLESFCYLYTKQKEIPSRLLEFAKTLDGFKIAELDLKNRLSGDLLDGKIQHGNHFKFFDFSDDEELIIKAKNYIKNMENNG; encoded by the coding sequence ATGAAAGTTGATGAAAAGGATTTAGAATTACTTCATACTTTAGGGGTTAAAAATTGTATTGATTTGGCTTTGATTTTACCTAAAAAATTTGATGATTTTAGAATTTCAAAGTTTCCAAAAGATACATTTTGTACCCAAAATGTTAAAATCACCAGCATACAAAATCACCACTCTCAGCTTTTTATGCTTTGTGAGTGTTTAGAATGGGGTATAAAAGCAAATATAGTGATTTTTCATCCTAATAAATGGCATTTTAAAATTTTTAAATATAATGCTTTGGTTTGTATATATGCAAAAATGAATTTTTTTAATGGAATTTGGCAGTTTATAAACCCAAAAATAGTAAAAAATATAGGTCAAATAGTGCCAAAATATCAAATAAATGGTATTAAAGATGAAAATATACAAAAACTTATATCAAAATATGTAAATGAAGCTAATTTGCAAGCATTAAAACTAGAACAAAAATACATAAATCTTCTTTTAAATTTGCATAATTATAAAGACTTGAAAATTTATGAGAATTTTAATATTTTTATAAAAGACTTAAAATATATAGAAATATTCAATCATCTAAGACGACTTAAAGGTAAAAAGATAGAATATAAATCTTATAAAATAGAGCTTTTTGATATTTCTTCTTGGATAAAAAATTTAGATTTTGCTCCTACAAATGATCAACTTTTAGCTATTGAAGATATAAAAAAAGATTTACAAAGCAATAACGCAAAAAGGCGTGTAGTGGTGGGAGATGTAGGATGTGGTAAAACTTTAGTTTTACTTGCAGCTAGCTTGCTTGTATATCCTAAAAAGTCTATTTTGATGGCACCAACTAGTATTTTAGCAGAGCAAATATACAATGAAGCTAAAAGACTTTTACCTGATTTTATGAATGTTTTACTTTTAAAAGGTGGTAAAAAAGATAAGAATTTAGAAGAGTTAAAAAATCAAGCCCATTTTATCATAGGAACGCATACTTTAATTCATCAAGATAAATTAGAATCAGTTTTAGTAATGATAGATGAGCAACATCGTTTTGGCTCAAATCAAAGACAAAAAATAAACGAACTTAGTAAAGGTTTATATAGCCCACATATTATTCAATTTTCCGCAACTCCTATACCTAGAACTCTTTCTATGATACAAAGTGAGCTTGTAAATTTTAGTTTTATTAAACAAATGCCTTTTAAAAAAGATATTAAAACCTTTTGTATTCAAGACAAAGATTTTAAATATTTGCTTAAAAAAATAGATGATGAAATAGCTAAAAATCATCAAGTTATTATTGTTTATCCTTTAGTTAGTGAAAGTGAAAGTATGGATTATCTTTCTTTAGAACAAGCACAAGAATATTGGATTAAAAAATATAAAAATGTTTATATCACTCACGGCAAAGATAAAAATAAAGATCAAATTTTACAAGAATTTAGAGAAAAAGGCACGATTTTGCTTTCAACCACCGTGGTAGAAGTTGGCATTTCTTTGCCTAAGCTTAGTGTGATTGTTATAGTTGGTGCTGAAAGGCTTGGACTTGCCTCTTTGCACCAACTTAGAGGAAGGGTTGGTAGAGTAGGGCTTGAGAGTTTTTGTTATTTATATACTAAGCAAAAAGAAATTCCATCTCGTTTGTTAGAATTTGCTAAAACTTTAGATGGATTTAAAATAGCTGAGCTTGATTTAAAAAACCGACTAAGTGGGGATTTGCTTGATGGAAAAATTCAACATGGAAATCATTTTAAATTTTTTGATTTTTCAGACGATGAAGAATTGATTATAAAAGCAAAAAATTATATAAAAAATATGGAAAACAATGGATAA
- a CDS encoding Crp/Fnr family transcriptional regulator, translating into MDKYFEILISFGKKMHFKKGSILFFQGEKARKIFILLSGKVRIYKVDIKGLELTLHSLTPVNFIAEMPVFKGIDYPANAICEQDCEICVLDFEEFQKLCVENSEINILLLSSLFDKIRILENFIRQKSLDLKSRLLNFLLENEEKLNSLKQREIAVILNLPPESLSRLLKELKQKELIYTNKGKIIILNREKIQNLIKSF; encoded by the coding sequence ATGGATAAATATTTTGAAATACTAATTTCTTTTGGTAAAAAAATGCATTTTAAAAAGGGAAGTATTTTGTTTTTTCAAGGTGAAAAAGCAAGAAAAATTTTTATTTTATTAAGTGGTAAAGTGCGTATTTATAAAGTAGATATTAAAGGATTAGAATTAACCTTACACAGCTTAACTCCTGTAAATTTTATAGCAGAAATGCCTGTTTTTAAAGGTATTGATTATCCGGCTAATGCTATTTGTGAGCAAGATTGCGAAATTTGTGTATTAGATTTTGAAGAATTTCAAAAATTATGCGTAGAAAATAGTGAAATTAATATATTACTTTTAAGTTCTTTGTTTGATAAAATTCGTATTTTAGAAAATTTTATTAGACAAAAATCTTTAGATTTAAAATCAAGACTACTTAATTTTTTATTAGAAAATGAAGAAAAATTAAATTCTTTAAAGCAAAGAGAAATAGCAGTAATTTTAAATTTGCCACCAGAGTCTTTATCGCGTTTATTAAAAGAATTAAAACAAAAAGAACTTATTTACACAAATAAGGGTAAGATAATTATTTTAAATAGAGAAAAAATACAAAATTTAATTAAGTCTTTTTAA